One Nicotiana tabacum cultivar K326 chromosome 23, ASM71507v2, whole genome shotgun sequence genomic window, gaggcggcgagagaggtgttagagGTCTCGAAGGGCTATTATAGGGGGCACCGAggtgactggtggtggaatgatgTAGTCCAAGGTAAAGTGAAAGCAAAGAAAATGTCATATCTTACGTTAGTGGAGAGCACCGATGAGGAGCATAGGAGAGCAAACAGAGTAAGGTATAAGgaagctaggaaggaggcgaaattagcagtcacagaggctaagactgctGCGTTTGGTCGGTTGTATGAGGAACTGAAGGGAAAAAGTGAGGACGAGAAGTTATTTCAGCTAGCCAAagcgagagagaggaaggctcgtgaCCTGAATCAggtgaggtgcatcaaagacggGAAAGGTAGAGTATTGAAGAAAGAGTCCCAGATTAAGTATAGATGACAGacatactttcataaacttctgaatgaagagggGAGTGGTAACATCGTGCTAGGGGAGTTGGGACACTACGAGAGTCACCGAGACTTTAGGGTACTATAGGTGTATTAAGGTTGATGAGGTAGTGGGAGCTGTGTGTAAGATGAGTCGGGGCAAATCGACCGGACTAGACGAGATTCTAGTAGAATTTTGGAGGGGTGTGGTAGAGCAGGCTTAGAGTGGCTGACTAGgctgtttaatattattttcaggACGAAGAGGATTCCAGATGAGTGGAGATGTAGTATGATGATTGCGTTGttcaagaacaaaggtgatatccagaattgtaacaactataggggaaTCAAGTTattaagtcataccatgaaagtttgggagagggtggtggaagggaGGGTGAGGAGGGCGGTGTCTATTTCTGAAaatcagttcgggttcatgccgagacgttctactacggaagctatccaccttatcaggaggttagtggaacaatacagggataggaaaagggatttgcacatggtgtttattgaccaaGAGAAGGCGTATAACAAGGTCTTTAGGGACGTTCTTTGGAGATGCCTAGAGGTGAAATGGGTGCCGTTAGCGTACATTAGATCGataaaggatatgtatgatggagctaagactcgggtcaGGACTGCGGAGGGGACTCCGAGCTTTTTCCGGTAGTTATtaggttacaccaaggatctgcgcttagcccgttcttatttgcacTGGCGATGGATACCCCGAcataccatattcaaggggaggtgccatggtgtatgttgttcgctgatgatatagttctgattgatgagattTGTAGCTGTGTTAATGAGAGACTGGAGGTTTGAAGGCAGGCCCTggagtccaaaggtttcaagttgagtaggactaagacgGAATATCTAGAGTATAAATTCAACGGCGTGACGGGGGAAGCGGACGTGGTAGTGAGG contains:
- the LOC142177289 gene encoding uncharacterized protein LOC142177289, which gives rise to MTDCIREAAREVLEVSKGYYRGHRGDWWWNDVVQGKVKAKKMSYLTLVESTDEEHRRANRVRYKEARKEAKLAVTEAKTAAFGRLYEELKGKSEDEKLFQLAKARERKARDLNQVRCIKDGKGRVLKKESQIKYR